In Lepisosteus oculatus isolate fLepOcu1 chromosome 17, fLepOcu1.hap2, whole genome shotgun sequence, a genomic segment contains:
- the LOC102693450 gene encoding uncharacterized protein C6orf118 isoform X3, which yields MWADQEERKLRSNVLSKTRKELLQGLEKAHKADILAYSSGHLNHDNLCKLPVQKANGPIWESSKTPDLKKTLSPRRLKTSEASVRRMKDALMDFTVKTASVADRWRAQTPRSEEPCLSAAASASHLQVDSKDKLRGSLDPAELLLVKPPGMRSDGTRSAQNPDCYQLTQSHHAGLTKKEQFRLMQELEKVVLKKQDMKERHVLSGHKAAEHLARKLDRMEYDFYLNSLLESQPALQLMPLVEEIQRTQSQFVMTQDVELATEEVLRLGETAKRALEENEQLRNELQIEVSKPGSLDEKEIHKDNVQTMKHKEITLCTLDHIQHMRYQVWAAWEEVRELEREIKEKMVSTITTGTTERCIRDSKAEVMKLLTSNEHLQQATKDLENGTSKVLGRMKVPDEVQKDLWNKIKTALKENDGLNSQ from the exons ATGTGGGCTGaccaggaagaaagaaaactacGTTCAAATGTTCTCAGCAAGACCCGTAAAGAATTACTGCAGGGCTTGGAAAAAGCCCACAAAGCAGACATCCTGGCTTATAGCTCAGGACACCTCAACCATGACAACCTGTGTAAACTGCCAGTCCAAAAGGCTAATGGACCTATCTGGGAGAGCTCAAAGACTCCAGACCTGAAAAAAACGCTATCTCCCCGCAGACTGAAGACATCAGAAGCTTCTGTCAGGAGAATGAAAGATGCTTTGATGGATTTCACTGTAAAAACTGCTTCAGTAGCCGACCGGTGGAGAGCACAGACCCCGAGGTCTGAAGAACCttgtctgtctgctgcagcCAGCGCAAGCCATCTGCAAGTGGACAGCAAGGACAAACTGAGAGGCTCTTTGGATCCTGCCGAACTTTTATTGGTTAAACCCCCGGGCATGAGAAGCGATGGGACACGCAGTGCGCAAAACCCTGATTGTTATCAGCTCACACAGTCGCACCACGCAGGGCTGACTAAGAAGGAGCAGTTTAGGCTGATGCAAGAATTGGAAAAGGTGGTTCTGAAGAAACAAGACATGAAGGAAAGACACGTGTTGAGTGGCCACAAAGCTGCAGAGCACCTCGCAAGGAAATTGGATCGG ATGGAATATGACTTCTATTTAAATTCCCTCCTTGAATCCCAGCCTGCACTTCAGCTCATG CCCCTGGTGGAAGAAATCCAAAGGACACAGAGCCAGTTTGTGATGACACAGGATGTAGAGCTGGCCACAGAGGAAGTCCTCCGGCTGGGAGAAACAGCTAAGAGAGCACTGGAGGAAAATGAGCA ACTGAGGAATGAGTTGCAGATTGAAGTATCAAAACCCGGAAGCCTTGACGAAAAAG aaatccaCAAGGATAATGTGCAGACAATGAAACACAAAGAGATCACTCTTTGCACACTGGACCATATTCAGCACATGAGGTACCAGGTGTGGGCAGCTTGGGAAGAGGTTCGGGAGCTGGAGAgagaaatcaaagaaaaaatggtTTCAACCATCACTACTGGCACAACTGAAAGATGTATCAGAGACTCAAAG GCTGAAGTAATGAAATTGTTAACCTCCAATGAACATCTACAACAAGCAACAAAA GATCTGGAAAATGGCACATCTAAAGTACTTGGCAGGATGAAGGTTCCTGATGAAGTGCAAAA GGATCTTTGGAACAAGATCAAGACTGCCTTGAAAGAAAATGATGGACTCAATTCTCAATAA
- the LOC102693450 gene encoding uncharacterized protein C6orf118 isoform X4, which translates to MWADQEERKLRSNVLSKTRKELLQGLEKAHKADILAYSSGHLNHDNLCKLPVQKANGPIWESSKTPDLKKTLSPRRLKTSEASVRRMKDALMDFTVKTASVADRWRAQTPRSEEPCLSAAASASHLQVDSKDKLRGSLDPAELLLVKPPGMRSDGTRSAQNPDCYQLTQSHHAGLTKKEQFRLMQELEKVVLKKQDMKERHVLSGHKAAEHLARKLDRPALQLMPLVEEIQRTQSQFVMTQDVELATEEVLRLGETAKRALEENEQLRNELQIEVSKPGSLDEKEIHKDNVQTMKHKEITLCTLDHIQHMRYQVWAAWEEVRELEREIKEKMVSTITTGTTERCIRDSKAEVMKLLTSNEHLQQATKDLENGTSKVLGRMKVPDEVQKDLWNKIKTALKENDGLNSQ; encoded by the exons ATGTGGGCTGaccaggaagaaagaaaactacGTTCAAATGTTCTCAGCAAGACCCGTAAAGAATTACTGCAGGGCTTGGAAAAAGCCCACAAAGCAGACATCCTGGCTTATAGCTCAGGACACCTCAACCATGACAACCTGTGTAAACTGCCAGTCCAAAAGGCTAATGGACCTATCTGGGAGAGCTCAAAGACTCCAGACCTGAAAAAAACGCTATCTCCCCGCAGACTGAAGACATCAGAAGCTTCTGTCAGGAGAATGAAAGATGCTTTGATGGATTTCACTGTAAAAACTGCTTCAGTAGCCGACCGGTGGAGAGCACAGACCCCGAGGTCTGAAGAACCttgtctgtctgctgcagcCAGCGCAAGCCATCTGCAAGTGGACAGCAAGGACAAACTGAGAGGCTCTTTGGATCCTGCCGAACTTTTATTGGTTAAACCCCCGGGCATGAGAAGCGATGGGACACGCAGTGCGCAAAACCCTGATTGTTATCAGCTCACACAGTCGCACCACGCAGGGCTGACTAAGAAGGAGCAGTTTAGGCTGATGCAAGAATTGGAAAAGGTGGTTCTGAAGAAACAAGACATGAAGGAAAGACACGTGTTGAGTGGCCACAAAGCTGCAGAGCACCTCGCAAGGAAATTGGATCGG CCTGCACTTCAGCTCATG CCCCTGGTGGAAGAAATCCAAAGGACACAGAGCCAGTTTGTGATGACACAGGATGTAGAGCTGGCCACAGAGGAAGTCCTCCGGCTGGGAGAAACAGCTAAGAGAGCACTGGAGGAAAATGAGCA ACTGAGGAATGAGTTGCAGATTGAAGTATCAAAACCCGGAAGCCTTGACGAAAAAG aaatccaCAAGGATAATGTGCAGACAATGAAACACAAAGAGATCACTCTTTGCACACTGGACCATATTCAGCACATGAGGTACCAGGTGTGGGCAGCTTGGGAAGAGGTTCGGGAGCTGGAGAgagaaatcaaagaaaaaatggtTTCAACCATCACTACTGGCACAACTGAAAGATGTATCAGAGACTCAAAG GCTGAAGTAATGAAATTGTTAACCTCCAATGAACATCTACAACAAGCAACAAAA GATCTGGAAAATGGCACATCTAAAGTACTTGGCAGGATGAAGGTTCCTGATGAAGTGCAAAA GGATCTTTGGAACAAGATCAAGACTGCCTTGAAAGAAAATGATGGACTCAATTCTCAATAA
- the LOC102693450 gene encoding uncharacterized protein C6orf118 isoform X2 translates to MWADQEERKLRSNVLSKTRKELLQGLEKAHKADILAYSSGHLNHDNLCKLPVQKANGPIWESSKTPDLKKTLSPRRLKTSEASVRRMKDALMDFTVKTASVADRWRAQTPRSEEPCLSAAASASHLQVDSKDKLRGSLDPAELLLVKPPGMRSDGTRSAQNPDCYQLTQSHHAGLTKKEQFRLMQELEKVVLKKQDMKERHVLSGHKAAEHLARKLDRELKKLSSTDGPSYSHLKVFSDIFSDVCNGSQVFGELLKEIKPALQLMPLVEEIQRTQSQFVMTQDVELATEEVLRLGETAKRALEENEQLRNELQIEVSKPGSLDEKEIHKDNVQTMKHKEITLCTLDHIQHMRYQVWAAWEEVRELEREIKEKMVSTITTGTTERCIRDSKAEVMKLLTSNEHLQQATKDLENGTSKVLGRMKVPDEVQKDLWNKIKTALKENDGLNSQ, encoded by the exons ATGTGGGCTGaccaggaagaaagaaaactacGTTCAAATGTTCTCAGCAAGACCCGTAAAGAATTACTGCAGGGCTTGGAAAAAGCCCACAAAGCAGACATCCTGGCTTATAGCTCAGGACACCTCAACCATGACAACCTGTGTAAACTGCCAGTCCAAAAGGCTAATGGACCTATCTGGGAGAGCTCAAAGACTCCAGACCTGAAAAAAACGCTATCTCCCCGCAGACTGAAGACATCAGAAGCTTCTGTCAGGAGAATGAAAGATGCTTTGATGGATTTCACTGTAAAAACTGCTTCAGTAGCCGACCGGTGGAGAGCACAGACCCCGAGGTCTGAAGAACCttgtctgtctgctgcagcCAGCGCAAGCCATCTGCAAGTGGACAGCAAGGACAAACTGAGAGGCTCTTTGGATCCTGCCGAACTTTTATTGGTTAAACCCCCGGGCATGAGAAGCGATGGGACACGCAGTGCGCAAAACCCTGATTGTTATCAGCTCACACAGTCGCACCACGCAGGGCTGACTAAGAAGGAGCAGTTTAGGCTGATGCAAGAATTGGAAAAGGTGGTTCTGAAGAAACAAGACATGAAGGAAAGACACGTGTTGAGTGGCCACAAAGCTGCAGAGCACCTCGCAAGGAAATTGGATCGG GAACTGAAGAAATTGTCTTCCACGGACGGGCCCagttattcacacctgaaggtGTTTAGTGACATTTTTTCTGACGTGTGCAATGGGTCACAGGTCTTTGGGGAACTTTTGAAGGAAATtaag CCTGCACTTCAGCTCATG CCCCTGGTGGAAGAAATCCAAAGGACACAGAGCCAGTTTGTGATGACACAGGATGTAGAGCTGGCCACAGAGGAAGTCCTCCGGCTGGGAGAAACAGCTAAGAGAGCACTGGAGGAAAATGAGCA ACTGAGGAATGAGTTGCAGATTGAAGTATCAAAACCCGGAAGCCTTGACGAAAAAG aaatccaCAAGGATAATGTGCAGACAATGAAACACAAAGAGATCACTCTTTGCACACTGGACCATATTCAGCACATGAGGTACCAGGTGTGGGCAGCTTGGGAAGAGGTTCGGGAGCTGGAGAgagaaatcaaagaaaaaatggtTTCAACCATCACTACTGGCACAACTGAAAGATGTATCAGAGACTCAAAG GCTGAAGTAATGAAATTGTTAACCTCCAATGAACATCTACAACAAGCAACAAAA GATCTGGAAAATGGCACATCTAAAGTACTTGGCAGGATGAAGGTTCCTGATGAAGTGCAAAA GGATCTTTGGAACAAGATCAAGACTGCCTTGAAAGAAAATGATGGACTCAATTCTCAATAA
- the LOC102693450 gene encoding uncharacterized protein C6orf118 isoform X1: MWADQEERKLRSNVLSKTRKELLQGLEKAHKADILAYSSGHLNHDNLCKLPVQKANGPIWESSKTPDLKKTLSPRRLKTSEASVRRMKDALMDFTVKTASVADRWRAQTPRSEEPCLSAAASASHLQVDSKDKLRGSLDPAELLLVKPPGMRSDGTRSAQNPDCYQLTQSHHAGLTKKEQFRLMQELEKVVLKKQDMKERHVLSGHKAAEHLARKLDRELKKLSSTDGPSYSHLKVFSDIFSDVCNGSQVFGELLKEIKMEYDFYLNSLLESQPALQLMPLVEEIQRTQSQFVMTQDVELATEEVLRLGETAKRALEENEQLRNELQIEVSKPGSLDEKEIHKDNVQTMKHKEITLCTLDHIQHMRYQVWAAWEEVRELEREIKEKMVSTITTGTTERCIRDSKAEVMKLLTSNEHLQQATKDLENGTSKVLGRMKVPDEVQKDLWNKIKTALKENDGLNSQ; encoded by the exons ATGTGGGCTGaccaggaagaaagaaaactacGTTCAAATGTTCTCAGCAAGACCCGTAAAGAATTACTGCAGGGCTTGGAAAAAGCCCACAAAGCAGACATCCTGGCTTATAGCTCAGGACACCTCAACCATGACAACCTGTGTAAACTGCCAGTCCAAAAGGCTAATGGACCTATCTGGGAGAGCTCAAAGACTCCAGACCTGAAAAAAACGCTATCTCCCCGCAGACTGAAGACATCAGAAGCTTCTGTCAGGAGAATGAAAGATGCTTTGATGGATTTCACTGTAAAAACTGCTTCAGTAGCCGACCGGTGGAGAGCACAGACCCCGAGGTCTGAAGAACCttgtctgtctgctgcagcCAGCGCAAGCCATCTGCAAGTGGACAGCAAGGACAAACTGAGAGGCTCTTTGGATCCTGCCGAACTTTTATTGGTTAAACCCCCGGGCATGAGAAGCGATGGGACACGCAGTGCGCAAAACCCTGATTGTTATCAGCTCACACAGTCGCACCACGCAGGGCTGACTAAGAAGGAGCAGTTTAGGCTGATGCAAGAATTGGAAAAGGTGGTTCTGAAGAAACAAGACATGAAGGAAAGACACGTGTTGAGTGGCCACAAAGCTGCAGAGCACCTCGCAAGGAAATTGGATCGG GAACTGAAGAAATTGTCTTCCACGGACGGGCCCagttattcacacctgaaggtGTTTAGTGACATTTTTTCTGACGTGTGCAATGGGTCACAGGTCTTTGGGGAACTTTTGAAGGAAATtaag ATGGAATATGACTTCTATTTAAATTCCCTCCTTGAATCCCAGCCTGCACTTCAGCTCATG CCCCTGGTGGAAGAAATCCAAAGGACACAGAGCCAGTTTGTGATGACACAGGATGTAGAGCTGGCCACAGAGGAAGTCCTCCGGCTGGGAGAAACAGCTAAGAGAGCACTGGAGGAAAATGAGCA ACTGAGGAATGAGTTGCAGATTGAAGTATCAAAACCCGGAAGCCTTGACGAAAAAG aaatccaCAAGGATAATGTGCAGACAATGAAACACAAAGAGATCACTCTTTGCACACTGGACCATATTCAGCACATGAGGTACCAGGTGTGGGCAGCTTGGGAAGAGGTTCGGGAGCTGGAGAgagaaatcaaagaaaaaatggtTTCAACCATCACTACTGGCACAACTGAAAGATGTATCAGAGACTCAAAG GCTGAAGTAATGAAATTGTTAACCTCCAATGAACATCTACAACAAGCAACAAAA GATCTGGAAAATGGCACATCTAAAGTACTTGGCAGGATGAAGGTTCCTGATGAAGTGCAAAA GGATCTTTGGAACAAGATCAAGACTGCCTTGAAAGAAAATGATGGACTCAATTCTCAATAA